In Candidatus Electrothrix scaldis, the genomic window GGCAAAGCGATATCAGGTGAGAAACGCCAGGGATTTTTTGACAAGAGCAGGAGTTAAGGCATGAGTACAATCAGTTATAAAGGGTATACGGCGAAGATAGAATTCGACCCGGAAGATAATATTCTGTTCGGTAATATTATCGGTATCCGTGATACTGTGGGGTTTCACGGCGAATCGGTGAGCGAGGTGAAAGCAGCTTTTTATGAAGCTGTTGATTTTTATCTGGAAAGTTGTGCGAAAGCCGGGAGAGAACCGGATAAGCCCTTTTCAGGAAAATTTATGGTCCGAGTAGACTCATCTTTACACGGAAAAATTGCCGCAGCAGCGGTGAGTGCCGGAAAAAGTCTTAATAAATGGGTGGCGGAAACGCTTGAACAGGCGCTTCATGCCTCATGAATATGTTGAAATCAGATGAGAAGAAGATTTTTCCTGCAACCACCCTTAAGGAGGTTGTGTCCTGTTTGCAATACGAAGGACCAGCTAAGACGCTGAAAGAAATGGAAGAGGCTATCCAGAGAGGGCTAAAGAAAAAGTCCCGCAGGGACGACAGGAAATAGCCCAATGTTTTAACATTGGGGCACGGGACGTGGGAATTCACAAAAATAAATTCCCGGTTTTGTAGGGGCAGACCCGCGTGTCTACCCGGTATACAAGGGCAAACACATAGGTTTGCCCCTACTACTACGCATCTACCACCTGCGCCACCAAGGCATCAGC contains:
- a CDS encoding type II toxin-antitoxin system HicB family antitoxin; this translates as MSTISYKGYTAKIEFDPEDNILFGNIIGIRDTVGFHGESVSEVKAAFYEAVDFYLESCAKAGREPDKPFSGKFMVRVDSSLHGKIAAAAVSAGKSLNKWVAETLEQALHAS